Below is a genomic region from Brassica rapa cultivar Chiifu-401-42 chromosome A08, CAAS_Brap_v3.01, whole genome shotgun sequence.
CAAACCCGAAACACCTCGAGTTTCCACTCTGGTCCCTCATCACAACCGCGCTCGAAATCGATCCAAATTTACCAAACGTCTTCCTTAGCTCGTCCTCACCAATCTCCTTGGGGAGATTCTTGACGTACACGTTAGTGAAACGCGGCGTAGGGGCGTTTTCTTCCCGAGAGCGTTCTTGGCGTCTGATGAAGTGTGCCACGTATACTTGCTTGTCGTTCATTAGCATTCCGTTTAGTTTGTCAATTGCTGCTTGAGCAGATTCCTCCTTCTCGAACTGGACGAACCCGTATCCCTTGGACTGTCCGGTCACGTCAGTTGCAACTTTGCATGAGAGGATGGTTCCGAAACTCGAAAAGGTTTCGAACAAGGCCTTGTTGTCGATAGAGGCGTCTAGGCTTTTGATAAAAATGTTACCTTTGCCGCTCTTTCGCGTGCTGGGGTCACGGTTCGAGAGCATGATCCTGATGGGCCTGTCGAAGAGGGGAGTGTAGTTCAAGGCCTCCATTGCGCGGATAGCTAGGAAAATAACTCACCTTTATTAGTTAACCAATCATATATAAATAGCTTAGAAATATATAAGATCGTTATTGTAAAAGTAAAAGACTAGCTTGCATCTGCGATGACATATATAAGGCCCAAACACACTAATTAATCACGTTTTTGTCAAGCATATCATTatagaaaagtttttttttctattgaaaGAATCTTTATAGAAAAGTTGCAGGGGCAACATCTACGAATGCTCCTGTATTCAAACGATACATGTCAATGATGCATCAGTGTTACAATATACTGACTATAATTAAATAGCAGGTCTAACAAAACGCTACATTGGAACATAGGGATTTGCATGAATAGTagaatatgaagtttttttaaagaacaaaaaaaaaagaatatgtatatgaagttttcgcaaatataattattaaaaggTGAAAAAAACGATGATCGTAATACTAGTGTGAATAGTATAATTCTCTTTATTGTAATGCAATTCATGAGAGTGTTTGATTACATGAAACCCTAACTCGAGCATGAAGCGATAGAGTAACGTGTATTTTACCATCATTAGGGTTACTGAAATTGATGTAGGCATATCCCAAAGATCGACGGTTCTGATCGCGACAGACTCGGACCGAGACAACACTAGCGATATGTTTGAACAGATCGAACAGATGTGCTTCGGCCACTCTCGGGTCTAGATCTCCCACGTAGAGCGATGAATTCGGATGCGTTTGATCAGCCGCAACCACTGGAGATTGAACCGGTACCGAAACCGAAACCTGAACCGAAGTCTGAGCCGCCGTCGGACTCGGAACTTGATCAATCATTGTCGACGGTGCAACCCCCGTCGCAACCGCGGCCGCCATGCTCGTGCGTTTACCTTTTTAGAGAATCACCGATCCTTAAAAGAATAATGGGAGGATTAGATTGTCTAGGGGCTTTAAGTGAGAGAGATTgtgttttgtatattttcttcaAAGTTTATCATTTCCTTATTTTTAAGggaaattgtttttattcttatgtcgattttttttttccttttagttTCCTCCAATGATCGAGAGGATTGGTGAGGGGAAAATCGATTCGATGTGAAGAGTGTGTCTAAGGTATTTATAGATGAGAAAATgacttaattatttatttttaatatgaaaagacttacaattttctttcttctcttgtaTTTTTActtgtttgtgtgtgttttatagTCTCATATTTCAGGATGATGATGTCTCTTTCACAGTAGTAGTTGCTTTTTTATACACCATAAAAAAATCAGGATGAAATAATATGTCTCAATGAGTCTGTAACTAGATGATTCATATAGTTCtataacacacaaaaaaaaactgaaaggtgtaacaaaccaaaattttttataaacccttagaCCATAATATTTTCGTATTTGTTATAATTTTAGATTATAGAAATAATACAAATGATCTAAGATATTGATAACATTTTTTAATGAAAACGTACCTCTTGGaatgtattatttaaaaatatattaacatatataatatcaaaatatttatgaataataaacaatattaatatGATATTATACTGGTTTTAGAAGttaaataactatatatattttctcaaaaaaaaattattatatatagaatGGTTATAAGGAAGTcacataatttaatattttaaagttttacaaaaaatcttaatttgttGGTTAAAACTTAATCATGAttacatatcaaataaaatttaatgcaTTCAAgataatcatttttattttattttaattatttaatacatACTAATTACTAACAAATGTATTGATAACATTTGACTAGCTTGTATAATAATGGTACAGAACAAACACCCATCTATCTTAAGGAGTAGAGTTTGCGAATCTGGGAACTATTGATTTGGTCATGGCTAAGATATTTATCTACATTACCACAAATAGAACACTAAACTAATTTTAGATCATTTTGACCAGATCATGGATTACTGTAACTAGACGTGTTCAATATGAttcttttaatgtttttgagATTTAAGATGTCACTTTTCTCTTATAGAttcatcgttttttttttcaaatatcacACATTAATTTGATTTACGATAAATTTTGACAAATTTCGATTGGATTAAAATACAAGCACCCATCTATGTTTAGGAGTATAGCTATTTTTAGGAGTATAGCTAATTACAACTATTGATTTGGTCTCTAGTCATGACTAAAGATATTTGTAAACAGTACCATAAATAGATATGTTTGTCCATTTTTGTTCTTTGACCaaataacaacatataaaactatatttagTTCCTCAAAGTTGGGTTTAACGAGTTTATGATCCATGTATATTGCTAGGAAAGTCTTTTCATTGTGTAGTTTTTAtatcagtaaaaaaaaattatgacaatATGGTGATGAATACGTAAATAATATAGAATgaacaaaaaaccaaaaaaaatcttaaaatcttGCAGAAATATTATTTgtgatttaattaaaatttgattaatttaagaaaattaatccaTTTGCATTTATTATGGTTGTTAGAATTGAAATATATGCTAAAGTGACACTGTATCATTTGAATCAAATTTGTGAGTTGATTTTAAATCAAACAACCAAACAATAATTGGTAACAGGTTTTCTTGATTTAAAATGTTAGGAATTATTTAGGGCATgactggtttttccgctaccacccgcaaacgcagcttttacGGTTAGTAGTTATTATTGGCGTTTTGTAACAATcactcaaaccgctctaaatcGCTTATTCAAACCATTTTAAACCTCTTAAATTCAAAAgttggttccagctagcgtttacGGTTGCAGGAggataaaatttgttttttttttgttttttaaaaacaataaaaaatacaaaaataaaaataaaaataaaaattttaaattaaaataatagaaatactaaaaatatatctattatattttaatttttattataaatttttaaaataaaatatttttataatttttaaaaatttaaaaatataattttaaaaatataattttatatttatataatattatgatgtttaatatttttataattatataaaatataaatattgttaatttattatttaaccactGTTGTATTTGGTGGCTAATCAGTCATAAGTATctcgcaaacgcaccaatttctaatcGCAGTActagtcgtacaaatctcttaaaaccgcaaCTACCTGCATCCGCAAGCTCCCGCAGCTGTTGTGGTTATACCAGTCAGACTTTTACTGTAAGCCATAACGCCTTGGTCTTCTCCATACCGGTCCTTTTTATTGAATTAGGTTTAGTTTCTATTGTGTTTCTAGTAATCACTAACTATTAAAGCATGAGCAGTTCATTCCTAATTGTTATCTCATACTTctcattttaatgttttcattaCCTTAAAACACCAACCTTTTGCTTTTAACAAAATTGAAAGGCTAGCCCAAAGCCCAAAAGATCCTGAGAAAAGAGCTCAATCCATATCTGGTTTTCCAAGTCATGATCCCAACAATTCGATTACTACATCAATCAACAtgagtcatcatcatcatgccCAAAAGGGCAGTTTTTTCATTTAAAAGGTTAACGGTAATATAGTTTGTCatataaaaagaaattatatacaGAAGAAATATCCAATATTACATGCAACTTACAAACTTGTAATGgataaataaatgttttttgtGTGTAAAAATGAAATCACAAAGCTTCACATACGCAAAACCGAGGATGAATGTGCTCATACGTATCTCCAGCCCTGCCACGACCCATGAGAGTGTTCACTAACTTAGCCttggtaaaaaagaaaaaaaaattagcctTGTTTTGTTCTTTGCTTCCTCCTCTAcccaaaagattttaaaaaatttaacaaaaattataagaaGTATGTTGATATTTGATAAGCTACATTTTAGTACTATATTAGTCTATCGTCTTAGACTAAcgttttattaggttttagggAAGAGAGACGGAATAGCTGCACGACAATGACTAGGCTCGTGCCAACTGCCAAAGCtgagaaagagagaacaaagatgaatgttaaaaaaaattctccatAGATTGATGGGTGGTGAATGGATCCGTCAAGACTTTAAACTTTGAGATATATTGTACTTGCCGAGAGATGGTGACAGAGCAACCAATATTATTCCAATATCCAGCTAGATACTTTAAAGACAATCCATACCTGAATTATAAAAGAGTAAACGACTCTCATGTAAGAGCCAAATGCATAACAAAATCTGGTAAAGGAAAGGTAGAGCATTACTATGATCTCATGACAGGAAATATGATGCTAGcttaattatataacttattGATCACCATCCCAAGCTGCAAATCCAATGTTGCAAAGATAGCCCCACAGAAATATGTAGCAGACTGAACCGGAATTGATTAATATTGGTTTAACCGGACAAGATAAGGTAAGAGAATTAGTCAGACTTTACAGAGTTTTTCCTACTACTTCAACAACTGGTGCAATGCAAACAAAGAAAACTAATGGCACAAATCAAACATAGCTAAAACAGATGTTTCTCTTCAGCAAGCACATCCTCCTCTTTGCTCAGGCTCTGAACCAGACTCTGGAATCCCCTGAAAATATCTGCCAAATCAAAGAAAAATGTTTCAATGGAACAGTTGCATCATCCACGAGCACGACCCCTTTTAGAATCCTTTTTTTTAAGCCTTAGGATAATAAGAGGCTTGCTTACATATCTTGGTCGCGCTCATTGGCAAGGGCAAGTTTTGTGATGCACAAGAACGATTCATCTACATTGTAATCTTCTTTAGCCGATGTCTCGTAATAGCATATGTTTCCCTTTTGAGCACACCATTCTCTAGCTTTCTTCTCTGATACCTGAAGTTAATGTATGCAAGGAACATAACACTTGTTATTACAAAACATTTACAATTGTTATAGTAATCATATTATATCATTCATAAGAATAACAATATTACTTCCTCatcttttcagttttgtctATATTAAGAAGCCAAGGCTGACTTACCACTCGACTGTTTCCTCCATCAATATCAACCTTGTTACCAAGCAATATGAACGGGAAGGCCGTTGGATCCCGTGGGCTAGCCTAAGAAAACATTCAAGATTCATTCACAGAAGAAAAAtcttccagaaaaaaaaaaattggagaaAAAGGTAGAAAGGGCAAAAGAACCTGCTTAAGAAACTCCTCGTGCCAATTGTCCAGAGAATCAAATGACTTGAGGTAGTTAACATCATAAACAAGCACACAACAATCTGCACCTCTATAGAAAGCAACACCAAGACTCTGGAACCTCTCTTGCCCAGCAGTGTCCCAAATCTAAagcacacacacagacacaaacaTATAGactataaactaaaataaaaagcaGATAAGAAGACAAGATCGAAGAAACATACTTGGAGTGTGACGAGCCTGTCATCGATTTGAAGCTCCTTGGTGACAAAATCAGCTCCAATCGTGGCTTTGTACTGTTGACTAAACTTATTATTCACATATCTACACAGAGACCCGTTAAGGCTTCCACAGATTCTTGAACAGAAAATTGAAAACCAAGAATcctaaaaaaatagattaagtAAGATGACAGAAAGAAAGAATCAAAACTATGTGAGGATACTGATTCATCAACGATGTTTTGCCAACCCTAAAACAGAAAGATCAAGATTAGCAAAAAGAAGGTTAAAGAATTGATCAGGTAAGGTACAAAGGTGAAAAAAGGCTAACCCGCTGTCTCCAAGGACAATAACTTTAAGCAAACTTCTTCTTCGCATCGACATGTTCCACAGCTTCTTGTACTTAACTCTGTTCTTCGGATTCAAGAAAGCAAAGAAGCGCCAAGTTCGATCTACAATCTTACAAAtaaaaagttttctttttttttttaattagaaataaattgttttctttaaAGGAAATTTTATGTGAGGGAGACTCGTGGGACATGTCCAGCTTTTAAGAGAGAGGTGTCCAGAGGATAATGATTATTCTTGGCCGACAccattttttaatatgaaatatttcaaaaaaacaaaatgatatatTCTGTGAAGACGATGATGACtcacaaagaaacaaaacatacaggtcaaaatttaaaataaaagtttttagaaaaaagtAGTAACAGAACGTCACTAAGATCATGAgacaatcatcatcatcaaagtACCGTATATGTTTATAAGGAAAAGGTTATTTTGGGGTGAAGGAATGATGTAAAGGAATCAGTAACACACATACATCACTTTTACAAAGAACCATTTTTCATGTGTAGTAAATTTTTATGATGTTAAGCAACAAGTAGAGCCATAAAGGAGTCTACCACAACGGTCTTGTCATATGAGTCATTTACTCTCCTTCTCTCTGTTTTACTTCTGATTGAGTTTTTGATAAACATACGtcaatcaagaaaaaaaactatggatgtatcatattattataatattcaagTAAATTGATGATGATTCTCTTTGGAATATTCCAAACTTGCCAAAGGTAGGTTCTGTGAAAATTTCAAATGTAAGAGAGAGCATCAGTGAAATAATGCCCTTCATGCCTTTTAAAGCATATCCATACAAACCATTACAATAATCTATAAGAGAATTTCACCATATGCATTGTAGAAATCTCAGTATAACCACAAAACTCAATCCTTCTTCACATCTAGCGCTTCTTTCTATTAATGGAAATAGATACATGTTTATTAGAAACAAGTAGTATAGTTCTTCTATCTTTCCCCTCTCTGTTCTGGCGTCAAACCTCCCTTGCCACATTTAGGACAGCTCTTCATACCGAATCCTTGGCAATCAAAACATCTACACATTTGCACTTTCTAAACCATTAACTCTTTGAACTAGAAAACTATGattaaattgaaaattttgtttcagtttttacTTACTTCCACCTCTCGAAAATATTTCCATTCTTCTTATTTCTACCTGTTCCCTGGAGAGGTAACataagatttatttttttaatattaatgataAATGCTACAAAAGAAGAAGTGTATGCATAAATAAAGACTAAGAAACCTTGCAACCGGGGCACTCAATTGCTCCTTTGGCTCCACAAGTGTCACAGCTTTTGAATATCTGTTTGTTTTCAACAAACTCTCACAACTTTGAAGAACTAATAAAAACTATTCATTGACAATACTAACAATACATCCTATATGCACGCATAGATATACTTTTGCATATTATTGAATTGTGAAGTCCTACCGAACCAAGGGAGAAATTTCCGGATTTTGCTGCAGAAACTTTGACGGAATCGCGTCGTCCCAGCACAATCTGTCTTCTGGTTTGCGAGATAGAAATCAGTGAAGCAGCAAAAGCTAGAGTCTTGGATTCTGAAGATAACTCACAACCACAAAGTGGGAATGTCAACATTTTTGAAACTCAAGCTGtaagaagaagataaacataGACACATGCATATATCTATATGCACATCATGTGATTAGTGAATACGGATAAGTGGGAGAAAACAAAAGATTTGCTTGGCTGTGGTTTGTTAAATATCGAAACGGATAATGTGGGGGAATATGTTTGATGAGGTCCCAAAACGTTAAAATTTCATTTACTAAGAGAAAAATCAACTGTTTCACATTGCATCTCTATCGatgattttgttcttttttttcttggggTAAAATATCAATgcctaattaaaaaatatatatataattaaaagacGGAAATGCCCCCCTATTCCCGTGCGTGCGTGCGTGTTCCAAACATTCTACGAACGCAAATCATCGCCGGCGTCAGAGAAACCCGATCGGTTCCCTGCGAAACTAACCCGCCATGGCGAAATCGGAAAACTCAACGACTTCCACTTATTCGTCTTCCGCCAAGGCTCAACCGTCCAGCGATTCCGAGGCCGGCCCCGACTCGTACGCTCTCGAAAAGTTCAAGCTCTACGAGACCAGAGCGGTAAGCTTTTTAGCCATTGAGCATCTCGAACCCCTAGATTCTGGAATTTCACGTGTTTGAACGATTAGAGATTGAATTGAATTGGCTCGATGCGTGTTCTTTGTTGTTGAGCAGAGGTTTTATCTAGTTGGCAGCGATCGGAGCAAACGATTCTTCAGAGTGCTGAAGATCGATCGCTCGGAGCCGTCGGAGCTCAACATTAGCGAAGATCCGGTAGTGTACTCTCCTCAGGAGATCAAGAGTCTGCTTCAGCGTATCTCCGAAGGCAATCGTGCCACCGGAGGGTTGGCTTTCGTGGCCAAAGTCTATGGAATCGCTGGTTAGTTTCCGGAAGCAGCGTTTTTGTATCTTTGGATTGGCTTTTGTGGCTGTGTAAACGTGTTTTTTCTTGCCTTGTAGGTTGTGCTAAGTTTATGGAGTCATACTACTTAGTTTTGGTGACAAAACGGCGGCAGATTGGGTGCATCTGTGGGCATGCGATATACGCTATTGATGAAAGTCAGATGATCACTGTCCCACATGCAACTATCCAGTCTGATGCTGCGAATTCGAAAACTGAACTAAGGTCTGTTTGCTTTTCCCTTTTAAAGCTGGACTATTAATAATTACTTTGTATTTCCTTTGTTTTCAGGTACAAGAAGCTTCTGTCAAGTGTTGATTTGACCAAAGATTTCTTCTACAGTTACACGTATCCTATAATGCGAAGTCTGCAAAAGAACGTTTTATCATCTGGCGAGGAAGGGGTGCCCTATGATAACATATTTGTGTGGAATGCGTATCTGACGCAGCCTATTCGATCAAGGTGTAACAACACTATTTGGACTCTAGCATTAGTTCATGGGCATTTTAAGCAGGTATGTGTATGTGTAGGCTTCATCTATATACGTCTCCATTCTGACTACTTATTGATCTACCCCATCGTTCAGATAAGGCTGTCGATATATGGAAGAGACTTCAGTGTTACTCTAGTCTCCAGACGTTCTCGACATTTTGCAGGCACACGGTAAGACTTCATTCTAATCGGGCCTCTCATGGATGAGGAATTCATAATCCGTATTGGTTTTCTATTGACCTTTCTTAGTTATATCTAGTatttttggagattttttttagTGTGAACTTTTCTAGACTAGTTTGGATGCTTGTTTTTTCTGTTATTAATGTAGTGCCCTTTCAttctgtaattttttatttttttttatctcagtTACTTGAAAAGGGGAGTGAATGATCGTGGAAGGGTTGCAAATGATGTGGAAACAGAACAGCTTGTTTTTGATGAAGAAGCTGGATCTTGCAAAGGAAAAATGACCTCAGTGGTGCAGATGCGAGGATCAATTCCACTCTTTTGGTCGCAAGAGGCCTCGAGATTTAGTCCTAAGCCTGATATTTTCTGTGAGAAACTAACGCAACATGCGCCTGTTATCTCTATTAGACCATTTT
It encodes:
- the LOC103835692 gene encoding ras-related protein RABG3b — its product is MSMRRRSLLKVIVLGDSGVGKTSLMNQYVNNKFSQQYKATIGADFVTKELQIDDRLVTLQIWDTAGQERFQSLGVAFYRGADCCVLVYDVNYLKSFDSLDNWHEEFLKQASPRDPTAFPFILLGNKVDIDGGNSRVVSEKKAREWCAQKGNICYYETSAKEDYNVDESFLCITKLALANERDQDIYFQGIPESGSEPEQRGGCAC
- the LOC103835693 gene encoding uncharacterized protein LOC103835693 isoform X1; translated protein: MLTFPLCGCELSSESKTLAFAASLISISQTRRQIVLGRRDSVKVSAAKSGNFSLGSIFKSCDTCGAKGAIECPGCKGTGRNKKNGNIFERWKCFDCQGFGMKSCPKCGKGGLTPEQRGER
- the LOC103835693 gene encoding uncharacterized protein LOC103835693 isoform X2, whose product is MLTFPLCGCELSSESKTLAFAASLISISQTRRQIVLGRRDSVKVSAAKSGNFSLGSIFKSCDTCGAKGAIECPGCKGTGRNKKNGNIFERWKKCKCVDVLIAKDSV